From a single Theropithecus gelada isolate Dixy chromosome 10, Tgel_1.0, whole genome shotgun sequence genomic region:
- the CDC25B gene encoding M-phase inducer phosphatase 2 isoform X3 codes for MCEAMEVPQPEPAPGSALSPACVRGGAQRPGHLPGLLLGSHGLLVSPVRATASSPVTTLTQTMHDLAGLGSHSRLTRLSLSRRASESSLSSDSSESSDAGLCMDSPSPVDPQMAEQTFEQAIQAASWVIRKEQFAIRRFQSMPVRLLGQSPVLRNITNSQAPDGQRKSEAGGGAASSSGEDKENDGFVFKMPWKPTHPSSTHALAEWASRREAFAQRPSSAPDLMCLSPERKMEVEELSPLARGRFSLTPAEGDTEEDDGFVDILESDLKDDDAVPPGMESLISAPLVKTLQKEEEQDLVMYSKCQRLFRSPSMPCSVIRPILKRLERPQDRDTPVQNKRRRSVTPPEEQQEPEEPKVRVLRSKSLCHDEIENLLDSDHRQLIGDYSKAFLLQTVDGKHQDLKYISPETMVALLMGKFSNIVDKFVIVDCRYPYEYEGGHIKTAVNLPLERDAESFLLQSPITPCSLDKRVILIFHCEFSSERGPRMCRFIRERDRAVNDYPSLYYPEMYILKGGYKEFFPQHPNFCEPQDYRPMNHEAFKDELKTFRLKTRSWAGERSRRELCSRLQDQ; via the exons ATGTGCGAGG CGATGGAGGTGCCCCAGCCGGAGCCCGCGCCAGGCTCGGCTCTCAGTCCAGCATGCGTGCGCGGTGGCGCCCAGCGTCCCGGCCACCTCCCGGGCCTCCTGCTGGGATCTCATGGCCTCCTGGTGTCTCCGGTGCGCGCGACCGCTTCCTCGCCGGTCACCACCCTCACCCAGACCATGCATGACCTCGCCGGGCTCGGCAG CCACAGCCGCCTGACGCGCCTATCCCTGTCTCGACGGGCATCTGAATCCTCCCTGTCGTCAGATTCCTCCGAATCTTCTGATGCAG GTCTCTGCATGGATTCCCCCAGCCCTGTGGACCCCCAGATGGCGGAGCAGAC GTTTGAACAGGCCATCCAGGCAGCCAGCTGGGTCATTCGAAA AGAGCAGTTTGCCATCAGACGCTTCCAGTCTATGCCG GTGAGGCTGCTGGGTCAAAGCCCTGTGCTTCGGAACATCACCAACTCCCAGGCGCCCGACGGCCAGAGGAAGAGCGAGGCGGGCGGTGGAGCTGCCAGCAGCTCTGGGGAAGACAAGGAGAAC GATGGGTTTGTCTTCAAGATGCCATGGAAGCCCACACATCCCAGCTCCACCCATGCTCTGGCAGAGTGGGCCAGCCGCAGGGAAGCCTTTGCCCAGAGGCCCAGCTCGGCCCCCGACCTGATG TGTCTCAGTCCTGAGCGGAAGATGGAAGTGGAGGAGCTCAGCCCCCTGGCCCGAGGTCGCTTCTCTCTCACCCCTGCAGAGGGGGATACCGAGGAAGATGATGGATTTGTGGACATCCTAGAGAGTGACTTAAAG GATGATGATGCAGTTCCCCCAGGCATGGAGAGTCTCATTAGCGCCCCACTGGTCAAGACCTTGcaaaaggaagaggaacag GACCTGGTCATGTACAGCAAGTGCCAGCGGCTCTTCCGCTCTCCGTCCATGCCCTGCAGCGTGATCCGGCCCATCCTTAAGAGGCTGGAGCGGCCCCAGGACAGGGACACGCCCGTGCAGAATAAGCGGAGGCGGAGCGTGACCCCTCCTGAGGAGCAGCAGGAGCCTGAGGAGCCT AAAGTCCGCGTCCTCCGCTCAAAATCACTGTGTCACGATGAGATTGAGAACCTCCTGGACAGTGACCACCGACAGCTGATTGGAGATTACTCTAAG gCCTTCCTCCTACAGACGGTAGATGGAAAGCACCAAGACCTCAAGTACATCTCACCAGAAACG ATGGTGGCTCTGTTGATGGGCAAGTTCAGCAACATCGTGGATAAGTTTGTGATTGTGGACTGCAGATACCCCTATGAGTATGAAGGCGGGCACATCAAG ACTGCGGTGAACTTGCCCCTGGAACGCGACGCCGAGAGCTTCCTGCTGCAGAGCCCCATCACACCCTgtagcctggacaagagagtcATCCTCATTTTCCACTGTGAATTCTCATCTGAGCGTGGGCCCCGCAT GTGCCGTTTCATCAGGGAACGAGACCGTGCTGTTAACGACTACCCCAGCCTCTACTACCCCGAGATGTATATCCTGAAAGGCGGCTACAAGGAGTTCTTCCCTCAGCACCCG AACTTCTGTGAACCCCAGGACTACCGGCCCATGAACCATGAGGCCTTCAAGGATGAGCTGAAGACCTTCCGCCTCAAGACTCGCAGCTGGGCTGGGGAGCGGAGCCGGCGGGAGCTCTGTAGCCGGCTGCAGGACCAGTGA
- the CDC25B gene encoding M-phase inducer phosphatase 2 isoform X1: MEVPQPEPAPGSALSPACVRGGAQRPGHLPGLLLGSHGLLVSPVRATASSPVTTLTQTMHDLAGLGSETPKSQVGTLLFRSHSRLTRLSLSRRASESSLSSDSSESSDAGLCMDSPSPVDPQMAEQTFEQAIQAASWVIRKEQFAIRRFQSMPVRLLGQSPVLRNITNSQAPDGQRKSEAGGGAASSSGEDKENDGFVFKMPWKPTHPSSTHALAEWASRREAFAQRPSSAPDLMCLSPERKMEVEELSPLARGRFSLTPAEGDTEEDDGFVDILESDLKDDDAVPPGMESLISAPLVKTLQKEEEQDLVMYSKCQRLFRSPSMPCSVIRPILKRLERPQDRDTPVQNKRRRSVTPPEEQQEPEEPKVRVLRSKSLCHDEIENLLDSDHRQLIGDYSKAFLLQTVDGKHQDLKYISPETMVALLMGKFSNIVDKFVIVDCRYPYEYEGGHIKTAVNLPLERDAESFLLQSPITPCSLDKRVILIFHCEFSSERGPRMCRFIRERDRAVNDYPSLYYPEMYILKGGYKEFFPQHPNFCEPQDYRPMNHEAFKDELKTFRLKTRSWAGERSRRELCSRLQDQ, from the exons ATGGAGGTGCCCCAGCCGGAGCCCGCGCCAGGCTCGGCTCTCAGTCCAGCATGCGTGCGCGGTGGCGCCCAGCGTCCCGGCCACCTCCCGGGCCTCCTGCTGGGATCTCATGGCCTCCTGGTGTCTCCGGTGCGCGCGACCGCTTCCTCGCCGGTCACCACCCTCACCCAGACCATGCATGACCTCGCCGGGCTCGGCAG CGAAACCCCAAAGAGTCAGGTAGGGACCCTGCTCTTCCGCAGCCACAGCCGCCTGACGCGCCTATCCCTGTCTCGACGGGCATCTGAATCCTCCCTGTCGTCAGATTCCTCCGAATCTTCTGATGCAG GTCTCTGCATGGATTCCCCCAGCCCTGTGGACCCCCAGATGGCGGAGCAGAC GTTTGAACAGGCCATCCAGGCAGCCAGCTGGGTCATTCGAAA AGAGCAGTTTGCCATCAGACGCTTCCAGTCTATGCCG GTGAGGCTGCTGGGTCAAAGCCCTGTGCTTCGGAACATCACCAACTCCCAGGCGCCCGACGGCCAGAGGAAGAGCGAGGCGGGCGGTGGAGCTGCCAGCAGCTCTGGGGAAGACAAGGAGAAC GATGGGTTTGTCTTCAAGATGCCATGGAAGCCCACACATCCCAGCTCCACCCATGCTCTGGCAGAGTGGGCCAGCCGCAGGGAAGCCTTTGCCCAGAGGCCCAGCTCGGCCCCCGACCTGATG TGTCTCAGTCCTGAGCGGAAGATGGAAGTGGAGGAGCTCAGCCCCCTGGCCCGAGGTCGCTTCTCTCTCACCCCTGCAGAGGGGGATACCGAGGAAGATGATGGATTTGTGGACATCCTAGAGAGTGACTTAAAG GATGATGATGCAGTTCCCCCAGGCATGGAGAGTCTCATTAGCGCCCCACTGGTCAAGACCTTGcaaaaggaagaggaacag GACCTGGTCATGTACAGCAAGTGCCAGCGGCTCTTCCGCTCTCCGTCCATGCCCTGCAGCGTGATCCGGCCCATCCTTAAGAGGCTGGAGCGGCCCCAGGACAGGGACACGCCCGTGCAGAATAAGCGGAGGCGGAGCGTGACCCCTCCTGAGGAGCAGCAGGAGCCTGAGGAGCCT AAAGTCCGCGTCCTCCGCTCAAAATCACTGTGTCACGATGAGATTGAGAACCTCCTGGACAGTGACCACCGACAGCTGATTGGAGATTACTCTAAG gCCTTCCTCCTACAGACGGTAGATGGAAAGCACCAAGACCTCAAGTACATCTCACCAGAAACG ATGGTGGCTCTGTTGATGGGCAAGTTCAGCAACATCGTGGATAAGTTTGTGATTGTGGACTGCAGATACCCCTATGAGTATGAAGGCGGGCACATCAAG ACTGCGGTGAACTTGCCCCTGGAACGCGACGCCGAGAGCTTCCTGCTGCAGAGCCCCATCACACCCTgtagcctggacaagagagtcATCCTCATTTTCCACTGTGAATTCTCATCTGAGCGTGGGCCCCGCAT GTGCCGTTTCATCAGGGAACGAGACCGTGCTGTTAACGACTACCCCAGCCTCTACTACCCCGAGATGTATATCCTGAAAGGCGGCTACAAGGAGTTCTTCCCTCAGCACCCG AACTTCTGTGAACCCCAGGACTACCGGCCCATGAACCATGAGGCCTTCAAGGATGAGCTGAAGACCTTCCGCCTCAAGACTCGCAGCTGGGCTGGGGAGCGGAGCCGGCGGGAGCTCTGTAGCCGGCTGCAGGACCAGTGA
- the CDC25B gene encoding M-phase inducer phosphatase 2 isoform X4 yields MEVPQPEPAPGSALSPACVRGGAQRPGHLPGLLLGSHGLLVSPVRATASSPVTTLTQTMHDLAGLGSETPKSQVGTLLFRSHSRLTRLSLSRRASESSLSSDSSESSDAGLCMDSPSPVDPQMAEQTFEQAIQAASWVIRKEQFAIRRFQSMPDGFVFKMPWKPTHPSSTHALAEWASRREAFAQRPSSAPDLMCLSPERKMEVEELSPLARGRFSLTPAEGDTEEDDGFVDILESDLKDDDAVPPGMESLISAPLVKTLQKEEEQDLVMYSKCQRLFRSPSMPCSVIRPILKRLERPQDRDTPVQNKRRRSVTPPEEQQEPEEPKVRVLRSKSLCHDEIENLLDSDHRQLIGDYSKAFLLQTVDGKHQDLKYISPETMVALLMGKFSNIVDKFVIVDCRYPYEYEGGHIKTAVNLPLERDAESFLLQSPITPCSLDKRVILIFHCEFSSERGPRMCRFIRERDRAVNDYPSLYYPEMYILKGGYKEFFPQHPNFCEPQDYRPMNHEAFKDELKTFRLKTRSWAGERSRRELCSRLQDQ; encoded by the exons ATGGAGGTGCCCCAGCCGGAGCCCGCGCCAGGCTCGGCTCTCAGTCCAGCATGCGTGCGCGGTGGCGCCCAGCGTCCCGGCCACCTCCCGGGCCTCCTGCTGGGATCTCATGGCCTCCTGGTGTCTCCGGTGCGCGCGACCGCTTCCTCGCCGGTCACCACCCTCACCCAGACCATGCATGACCTCGCCGGGCTCGGCAG CGAAACCCCAAAGAGTCAGGTAGGGACCCTGCTCTTCCGCAGCCACAGCCGCCTGACGCGCCTATCCCTGTCTCGACGGGCATCTGAATCCTCCCTGTCGTCAGATTCCTCCGAATCTTCTGATGCAG GTCTCTGCATGGATTCCCCCAGCCCTGTGGACCCCCAGATGGCGGAGCAGAC GTTTGAACAGGCCATCCAGGCAGCCAGCTGGGTCATTCGAAA AGAGCAGTTTGCCATCAGACGCTTCCAGTCTATGCCG GATGGGTTTGTCTTCAAGATGCCATGGAAGCCCACACATCCCAGCTCCACCCATGCTCTGGCAGAGTGGGCCAGCCGCAGGGAAGCCTTTGCCCAGAGGCCCAGCTCGGCCCCCGACCTGATG TGTCTCAGTCCTGAGCGGAAGATGGAAGTGGAGGAGCTCAGCCCCCTGGCCCGAGGTCGCTTCTCTCTCACCCCTGCAGAGGGGGATACCGAGGAAGATGATGGATTTGTGGACATCCTAGAGAGTGACTTAAAG GATGATGATGCAGTTCCCCCAGGCATGGAGAGTCTCATTAGCGCCCCACTGGTCAAGACCTTGcaaaaggaagaggaacag GACCTGGTCATGTACAGCAAGTGCCAGCGGCTCTTCCGCTCTCCGTCCATGCCCTGCAGCGTGATCCGGCCCATCCTTAAGAGGCTGGAGCGGCCCCAGGACAGGGACACGCCCGTGCAGAATAAGCGGAGGCGGAGCGTGACCCCTCCTGAGGAGCAGCAGGAGCCTGAGGAGCCT AAAGTCCGCGTCCTCCGCTCAAAATCACTGTGTCACGATGAGATTGAGAACCTCCTGGACAGTGACCACCGACAGCTGATTGGAGATTACTCTAAG gCCTTCCTCCTACAGACGGTAGATGGAAAGCACCAAGACCTCAAGTACATCTCACCAGAAACG ATGGTGGCTCTGTTGATGGGCAAGTTCAGCAACATCGTGGATAAGTTTGTGATTGTGGACTGCAGATACCCCTATGAGTATGAAGGCGGGCACATCAAG ACTGCGGTGAACTTGCCCCTGGAACGCGACGCCGAGAGCTTCCTGCTGCAGAGCCCCATCACACCCTgtagcctggacaagagagtcATCCTCATTTTCCACTGTGAATTCTCATCTGAGCGTGGGCCCCGCAT GTGCCGTTTCATCAGGGAACGAGACCGTGCTGTTAACGACTACCCCAGCCTCTACTACCCCGAGATGTATATCCTGAAAGGCGGCTACAAGGAGTTCTTCCCTCAGCACCCG AACTTCTGTGAACCCCAGGACTACCGGCCCATGAACCATGAGGCCTTCAAGGATGAGCTGAAGACCTTCCGCCTCAAGACTCGCAGCTGGGCTGGGGAGCGGAGCCGGCGGGAGCTCTGTAGCCGGCTGCAGGACCAGTGA
- the CDC25B gene encoding M-phase inducer phosphatase 2 isoform X2 → MEVPQPEPAPGSALSPACVRGGAQRPGHLPGLLLGSHGLLVSPVRATASSPVTTLTQTMHDLAGLGSHSRLTRLSLSRRASESSLSSDSSESSDAGLCMDSPSPVDPQMAEQTFEQAIQAASWVIRKEQFAIRRFQSMPVRLLGQSPVLRNITNSQAPDGQRKSEAGGGAASSSGEDKENDGFVFKMPWKPTHPSSTHALAEWASRREAFAQRPSSAPDLMCLSPERKMEVEELSPLARGRFSLTPAEGDTEEDDGFVDILESDLKDDDAVPPGMESLISAPLVKTLQKEEEQDLVMYSKCQRLFRSPSMPCSVIRPILKRLERPQDRDTPVQNKRRRSVTPPEEQQEPEEPKVRVLRSKSLCHDEIENLLDSDHRQLIGDYSKAFLLQTVDGKHQDLKYISPETMVALLMGKFSNIVDKFVIVDCRYPYEYEGGHIKTAVNLPLERDAESFLLQSPITPCSLDKRVILIFHCEFSSERGPRMCRFIRERDRAVNDYPSLYYPEMYILKGGYKEFFPQHPNFCEPQDYRPMNHEAFKDELKTFRLKTRSWAGERSRRELCSRLQDQ, encoded by the exons ATGGAGGTGCCCCAGCCGGAGCCCGCGCCAGGCTCGGCTCTCAGTCCAGCATGCGTGCGCGGTGGCGCCCAGCGTCCCGGCCACCTCCCGGGCCTCCTGCTGGGATCTCATGGCCTCCTGGTGTCTCCGGTGCGCGCGACCGCTTCCTCGCCGGTCACCACCCTCACCCAGACCATGCATGACCTCGCCGGGCTCGGCAG CCACAGCCGCCTGACGCGCCTATCCCTGTCTCGACGGGCATCTGAATCCTCCCTGTCGTCAGATTCCTCCGAATCTTCTGATGCAG GTCTCTGCATGGATTCCCCCAGCCCTGTGGACCCCCAGATGGCGGAGCAGAC GTTTGAACAGGCCATCCAGGCAGCCAGCTGGGTCATTCGAAA AGAGCAGTTTGCCATCAGACGCTTCCAGTCTATGCCG GTGAGGCTGCTGGGTCAAAGCCCTGTGCTTCGGAACATCACCAACTCCCAGGCGCCCGACGGCCAGAGGAAGAGCGAGGCGGGCGGTGGAGCTGCCAGCAGCTCTGGGGAAGACAAGGAGAAC GATGGGTTTGTCTTCAAGATGCCATGGAAGCCCACACATCCCAGCTCCACCCATGCTCTGGCAGAGTGGGCCAGCCGCAGGGAAGCCTTTGCCCAGAGGCCCAGCTCGGCCCCCGACCTGATG TGTCTCAGTCCTGAGCGGAAGATGGAAGTGGAGGAGCTCAGCCCCCTGGCCCGAGGTCGCTTCTCTCTCACCCCTGCAGAGGGGGATACCGAGGAAGATGATGGATTTGTGGACATCCTAGAGAGTGACTTAAAG GATGATGATGCAGTTCCCCCAGGCATGGAGAGTCTCATTAGCGCCCCACTGGTCAAGACCTTGcaaaaggaagaggaacag GACCTGGTCATGTACAGCAAGTGCCAGCGGCTCTTCCGCTCTCCGTCCATGCCCTGCAGCGTGATCCGGCCCATCCTTAAGAGGCTGGAGCGGCCCCAGGACAGGGACACGCCCGTGCAGAATAAGCGGAGGCGGAGCGTGACCCCTCCTGAGGAGCAGCAGGAGCCTGAGGAGCCT AAAGTCCGCGTCCTCCGCTCAAAATCACTGTGTCACGATGAGATTGAGAACCTCCTGGACAGTGACCACCGACAGCTGATTGGAGATTACTCTAAG gCCTTCCTCCTACAGACGGTAGATGGAAAGCACCAAGACCTCAAGTACATCTCACCAGAAACG ATGGTGGCTCTGTTGATGGGCAAGTTCAGCAACATCGTGGATAAGTTTGTGATTGTGGACTGCAGATACCCCTATGAGTATGAAGGCGGGCACATCAAG ACTGCGGTGAACTTGCCCCTGGAACGCGACGCCGAGAGCTTCCTGCTGCAGAGCCCCATCACACCCTgtagcctggacaagagagtcATCCTCATTTTCCACTGTGAATTCTCATCTGAGCGTGGGCCCCGCAT GTGCCGTTTCATCAGGGAACGAGACCGTGCTGTTAACGACTACCCCAGCCTCTACTACCCCGAGATGTATATCCTGAAAGGCGGCTACAAGGAGTTCTTCCCTCAGCACCCG AACTTCTGTGAACCCCAGGACTACCGGCCCATGAACCATGAGGCCTTCAAGGATGAGCTGAAGACCTTCCGCCTCAAGACTCGCAGCTGGGCTGGGGAGCGGAGCCGGCGGGAGCTCTGTAGCCGGCTGCAGGACCAGTGA
- the CDC25B gene encoding M-phase inducer phosphatase 2 isoform X5 has protein sequence MHSETPKSQVGTLLFRSHSRLTRLSLSRRASESSLSSDSSESSDAGLCMDSPSPVDPQMAEQTFEQAIQAASWVIRKEQFAIRRFQSMPVRLLGQSPVLRNITNSQAPDGQRKSEAGGGAASSSGEDKENDGFVFKMPWKPTHPSSTHALAEWASRREAFAQRPSSAPDLMCLSPERKMEVEELSPLARGRFSLTPAEGDTEEDDGFVDILESDLKDDDAVPPGMESLISAPLVKTLQKEEEQDLVMYSKCQRLFRSPSMPCSVIRPILKRLERPQDRDTPVQNKRRRSVTPPEEQQEPEEPKVRVLRSKSLCHDEIENLLDSDHRQLIGDYSKAFLLQTVDGKHQDLKYISPETMVALLMGKFSNIVDKFVIVDCRYPYEYEGGHIKTAVNLPLERDAESFLLQSPITPCSLDKRVILIFHCEFSSERGPRMCRFIRERDRAVNDYPSLYYPEMYILKGGYKEFFPQHPNFCEPQDYRPMNHEAFKDELKTFRLKTRSWAGERSRRELCSRLQDQ, from the exons CGAAACCCCAAAGAGTCAGGTAGGGACCCTGCTCTTCCGCAGCCACAGCCGCCTGACGCGCCTATCCCTGTCTCGACGGGCATCTGAATCCTCCCTGTCGTCAGATTCCTCCGAATCTTCTGATGCAG GTCTCTGCATGGATTCCCCCAGCCCTGTGGACCCCCAGATGGCGGAGCAGAC GTTTGAACAGGCCATCCAGGCAGCCAGCTGGGTCATTCGAAA AGAGCAGTTTGCCATCAGACGCTTCCAGTCTATGCCG GTGAGGCTGCTGGGTCAAAGCCCTGTGCTTCGGAACATCACCAACTCCCAGGCGCCCGACGGCCAGAGGAAGAGCGAGGCGGGCGGTGGAGCTGCCAGCAGCTCTGGGGAAGACAAGGAGAAC GATGGGTTTGTCTTCAAGATGCCATGGAAGCCCACACATCCCAGCTCCACCCATGCTCTGGCAGAGTGGGCCAGCCGCAGGGAAGCCTTTGCCCAGAGGCCCAGCTCGGCCCCCGACCTGATG TGTCTCAGTCCTGAGCGGAAGATGGAAGTGGAGGAGCTCAGCCCCCTGGCCCGAGGTCGCTTCTCTCTCACCCCTGCAGAGGGGGATACCGAGGAAGATGATGGATTTGTGGACATCCTAGAGAGTGACTTAAAG GATGATGATGCAGTTCCCCCAGGCATGGAGAGTCTCATTAGCGCCCCACTGGTCAAGACCTTGcaaaaggaagaggaacag GACCTGGTCATGTACAGCAAGTGCCAGCGGCTCTTCCGCTCTCCGTCCATGCCCTGCAGCGTGATCCGGCCCATCCTTAAGAGGCTGGAGCGGCCCCAGGACAGGGACACGCCCGTGCAGAATAAGCGGAGGCGGAGCGTGACCCCTCCTGAGGAGCAGCAGGAGCCTGAGGAGCCT AAAGTCCGCGTCCTCCGCTCAAAATCACTGTGTCACGATGAGATTGAGAACCTCCTGGACAGTGACCACCGACAGCTGATTGGAGATTACTCTAAG gCCTTCCTCCTACAGACGGTAGATGGAAAGCACCAAGACCTCAAGTACATCTCACCAGAAACG ATGGTGGCTCTGTTGATGGGCAAGTTCAGCAACATCGTGGATAAGTTTGTGATTGTGGACTGCAGATACCCCTATGAGTATGAAGGCGGGCACATCAAG ACTGCGGTGAACTTGCCCCTGGAACGCGACGCCGAGAGCTTCCTGCTGCAGAGCCCCATCACACCCTgtagcctggacaagagagtcATCCTCATTTTCCACTGTGAATTCTCATCTGAGCGTGGGCCCCGCAT GTGCCGTTTCATCAGGGAACGAGACCGTGCTGTTAACGACTACCCCAGCCTCTACTACCCCGAGATGTATATCCTGAAAGGCGGCTACAAGGAGTTCTTCCCTCAGCACCCG AACTTCTGTGAACCCCAGGACTACCGGCCCATGAACCATGAGGCCTTCAAGGATGAGCTGAAGACCTTCCGCCTCAAGACTCGCAGCTGGGCTGGGGAGCGGAGCCGGCGGGAGCTCTGTAGCCGGCTGCAGGACCAGTGA
- the CDC25B gene encoding M-phase inducer phosphatase 2 isoform X7, producing MHSETPKSQVGTLLFRSHSRLTRLSLSRRASESSLSSDSSESSDAGLCMDSPSPVDPQMAEQTFEQAIQAASWVIRKEQFAIRRFQSMPVRLLGQSPVLRNITNSQAPDGQRKSEAGGGAASSSGEDKENDGFVFKMPWKPTHPSSTHALAEWASRREAFAQRPSSAPDLMCLSPERKMEVEELSPLARGRFSLTPAEGDTEEDDGFVDILESDLKDLVMYSKCQRLFRSPSMPCSVIRPILKRLERPQDRDTPVQNKRRRSVTPPEEQQEPEEPKVRVLRSKSLCHDEIENLLDSDHRQLIGDYSKAFLLQTVDGKHQDLKYISPETMVALLMGKFSNIVDKFVIVDCRYPYEYEGGHIKTAVNLPLERDAESFLLQSPITPCSLDKRVILIFHCEFSSERGPRMCRFIRERDRAVNDYPSLYYPEMYILKGGYKEFFPQHPNFCEPQDYRPMNHEAFKDELKTFRLKTRSWAGERSRRELCSRLQDQ from the exons CGAAACCCCAAAGAGTCAGGTAGGGACCCTGCTCTTCCGCAGCCACAGCCGCCTGACGCGCCTATCCCTGTCTCGACGGGCATCTGAATCCTCCCTGTCGTCAGATTCCTCCGAATCTTCTGATGCAG GTCTCTGCATGGATTCCCCCAGCCCTGTGGACCCCCAGATGGCGGAGCAGAC GTTTGAACAGGCCATCCAGGCAGCCAGCTGGGTCATTCGAAA AGAGCAGTTTGCCATCAGACGCTTCCAGTCTATGCCG GTGAGGCTGCTGGGTCAAAGCCCTGTGCTTCGGAACATCACCAACTCCCAGGCGCCCGACGGCCAGAGGAAGAGCGAGGCGGGCGGTGGAGCTGCCAGCAGCTCTGGGGAAGACAAGGAGAAC GATGGGTTTGTCTTCAAGATGCCATGGAAGCCCACACATCCCAGCTCCACCCATGCTCTGGCAGAGTGGGCCAGCCGCAGGGAAGCCTTTGCCCAGAGGCCCAGCTCGGCCCCCGACCTGATG TGTCTCAGTCCTGAGCGGAAGATGGAAGTGGAGGAGCTCAGCCCCCTGGCCCGAGGTCGCTTCTCTCTCACCCCTGCAGAGGGGGATACCGAGGAAGATGATGGATTTGTGGACATCCTAGAGAGTGACTTAAAG GACCTGGTCATGTACAGCAAGTGCCAGCGGCTCTTCCGCTCTCCGTCCATGCCCTGCAGCGTGATCCGGCCCATCCTTAAGAGGCTGGAGCGGCCCCAGGACAGGGACACGCCCGTGCAGAATAAGCGGAGGCGGAGCGTGACCCCTCCTGAGGAGCAGCAGGAGCCTGAGGAGCCT AAAGTCCGCGTCCTCCGCTCAAAATCACTGTGTCACGATGAGATTGAGAACCTCCTGGACAGTGACCACCGACAGCTGATTGGAGATTACTCTAAG gCCTTCCTCCTACAGACGGTAGATGGAAAGCACCAAGACCTCAAGTACATCTCACCAGAAACG ATGGTGGCTCTGTTGATGGGCAAGTTCAGCAACATCGTGGATAAGTTTGTGATTGTGGACTGCAGATACCCCTATGAGTATGAAGGCGGGCACATCAAG ACTGCGGTGAACTTGCCCCTGGAACGCGACGCCGAGAGCTTCCTGCTGCAGAGCCCCATCACACCCTgtagcctggacaagagagtcATCCTCATTTTCCACTGTGAATTCTCATCTGAGCGTGGGCCCCGCAT GTGCCGTTTCATCAGGGAACGAGACCGTGCTGTTAACGACTACCCCAGCCTCTACTACCCCGAGATGTATATCCTGAAAGGCGGCTACAAGGAGTTCTTCCCTCAGCACCCG AACTTCTGTGAACCCCAGGACTACCGGCCCATGAACCATGAGGCCTTCAAGGATGAGCTGAAGACCTTCCGCCTCAAGACTCGCAGCTGGGCTGGGGAGCGGAGCCGGCGGGAGCTCTGTAGCCGGCTGCAGGACCAGTGA